The sequence GCTTGTCCTGATGATAATTCAGACATTCTTTCCCAAACTTTCACAGCATTAATTGGATCATAACCCGCTATAGACATTAAAGTTAATCCAATCATATCGGCTTCACTTTCATGACTTCTACTAAAAGGTAACATTGCTCCAACTTGAGATCCTGCACCATACGCTTGCATAATTAAAGCTTGTGTTTTTGGGTCTTTATTACCAACTGCTACTTGCGTTCCAACAGCACCTAATTGCTGTAACAACCCTGCACTCATTCTCTGTTGCCCATGATTTGCTAATGCATGAGCTACTTCATGCCCCATTACAGATGCTATTCCTGCATCATCTTTACAGACTGGCAAAATACCTGTATAGAAAACAATTTTACCTCCTGGCATACACCAAGCATTCAATTCTTTACTTTCAACTAAATTATATTCCCAAGAATACCCTTCTAAATAATCTGATTTTCCATTAGCGTTCAACCATCTTTCAGCCGCCGTTTTAATCTTCATTCCAATAGTTTCAATTCTTTTCGCATCTTTTGTTCCTTTTAAAACTTTATTTTCAGTCAAAAACTGATCATATTGTTGAAAAGCAGAAGGAAAGATTTGACTATTTGGCACTAAAGCCATTGTAGACTTACCTGTAAAAGGATTTTTTGCACATGATAGTATTAATGCAAAAAAGAATACCGAAACAATTTTTACTTTATTATTCATCTTAATTAGTGTTTATACAAAGTTAATACTTTTCAAAAACCATATCAAATATTAGCCCATAAATATTTTTTAAGATAAATTTAATAATCTTACACCACTATAAATAGTAATTTCGCAACAAAAAGATGTCAAAAAGACAAAAAGTAATATCAAGTAACTCAATACCAAGATCCATTTTATTCATAGCAAGTACGCTACAAATAGTTTCAACTACACTCACTGTAAAATTCGCAAAGAAGCTATTTACAAAACCTATAAAATACAAGGTGCCAAAAAGAGAATTTGAAATGAATATGAATTCTAAACAAGAATTGATTCACATATCTTCTATCAACAAAAAGATAATGACATATAATTATGGCAAGTATTCAAAAAAAGTACTACTTGTACATGGTTGGTCCGGAAGAGGTACACAATTAGTTAAAATAGCTGACAAAATGTTAGAATTAGGTTATTCTACAATAAGCTTTGACGCACCCGCTCACGGAAAATCGCCAGGCAACTCAACATTAATGCTTGAGTTCATTGAAAGTATATTAACATTAGAAAAATTACATGGACCTTTTGAATATGCAATTGGACATTCTCTAGGTAGCATGTCAATATTAAATGCAATTAAAAACGGCTTAGATGTAAAAAAAGCAGTATTAATTGGAAGTGGAGATAGCGTTAATGACATTCTATTAGATTTCGTTTCTAAACTAGGGTTAAAACCAACAATTGCAATAAAAATGAGAGAATCTTTTGAAAAGGATTTTGATGATTCCATGGAAAGTTATTCCTCTTATGTTGCTGCAAAAAACATAAAGACACCAACATTACTCATTCATGACAAAAACGATGATGATGTTCCCTATACAGCATCTGAAAATATTCATAAAAACTTAGAAAACAGCTCCATATTTTTAACAAAGAAACTGGGTCATAGAAAAATATTAGGTGATGAAAAGGTAATTAATCAGATTGAAAAATTTCTTACTAACTAAATAAAAAGCAAATAGGCGTTTCAATTGAAACGCCTATTTGCTTTTTATTTTATGAAAAATATAATCAACTACTTCCCTAACATACTATTTTTTAAATCTTTGTCTGCAGGTTTTCCAGACAGCCAAATACCAAACAAAGCTTTTTTAAAGTCAGCTCCATCAATTGTTCCTTTTTTAGTACCATTTTTATATACTACAACTCCAGATCCAGGAACATTTGCAATTATAAATGAATCTCCTTTATTAAATTCATCTTTAAAAAACGATTTAAATTGATCAATTTTAGTTTTCAAAGCATCCGTTTTTCCACCTGTAGCATTTTGAAATCCTTCATCAACTGCACTTATCATTTTTTCTGAAGTAATCATTCCTGAAACAATATCCAATTTAATTACTGCAGCATCATTACTATTTATAATTTCACTTGCGTTTGAGCTTTTTTTAGGAAGATATAGAGAACCAACATATAAATCGATCCAAAATTTCTCTCTAATTCCAGCACCATTCAATGTCAAATTCTTTCCTTCAACAGTTATATTTTCATCAAGTTTAACACCTGAAACTGTTTTTTGAGCTTGTAAAGATGTCATTGTTGTCATTACAACAATTAAAAATGTAAAAATTCTTTTTTTCATGTTTGTGATTAATTATTAATTCAAATAAACATTAGTAACTTATCCCTAGTTGTCTAACATTGCTCTTTTTAATTTTTCGTCAGCTGGCTTAATGCACAACCAAACTCCGAATAATGCTTTCTTAAAATCCATTCCTTCAATTGTACCTTTTTTTACACCATTCTTAAAAACTGTAATACCAATTTTAGGATTAAAGACAATCATAAACTCATCTTTTTCTTTAAGATCATCTCTAAAAACCGTTAGGAATTTATCAATTTTAGTTTTTATTGAAGTTATGTTTCCATTTGTTGCATTCACAAAGCCTTCTTCCATTAATTCTATCATTTTATCTGTAGAAACTAAACTAGAAACGATATTTATCTTAATAATTGCTGGTTCACTACTGTTTATTATTTCATCAGCATTTGTACTTTTACTTGGAAGATATAATGAGGCAACATATAAATCAATCCACATCTTTTCTTTAACACCTGCTCCGTTTAAAACAAGTTTATTTCCATCAAAAGAAAGAGTCTCATATACACTTACACCAGACACCTTATTTTGAGCGGTTGTCATGTTTATTTGTAAGATCAGAAATGTTAATAGTAGGTAAAGTTTTTTCATAATTTTAAAATATTGTAATTTTTTGTTAAATATATAAATTTTTTCTTTTCAATTTGTTAATTGCAGCATTTAATTCGAATCCTAATAAAAGAACCATACAATTAATCCATATGTAGAACATTAAAACAAGAAGCGTGCCAATTGATCCATACAATTCGTTATATCTTGCAAATTTCTCCACATAAATACCAAATATATAAGAAGTTAGCACTATTAGAAGCGTTGTAAAAACTGCTCCATAACTTATAAATGGGACATTTTTGGTTTCACTTGCACCAAATTTATATAAAATTGACGTCGTTATAAGTATCATTAAAACAACGAACAAATACCTTCCCCATTCAATTAAATAGACATCATTACTTATAAATCCTTGACTTTTAATCTTCTGTATCAATACTTCAAAAATAACAATCGAGGCAACAGTTATAATTAAAATCAAAGATAAAGTTAATGAAATTGCTAAAGCTACGAAATATTGTTTAAAAAAATTTCTAGTTATTGTAATATGCTCTGACATTTCAAAACCACCTAAAATAGCATTAACACCATTTGTCATCAAGAAAATAGACAAAATAAAACCTGATGAAAGGAGACTTTTATAACTCGTATTCATGATGTCTTTTAGAATGAGTTCAATTGCTTCATATGTATTTGGAGGCACACCTTTTTCTACAAAAAACAAGAAATCATTTTGAAAATTTTCAATTGGAATATAAGGAATTAAATTTAAAATAAACAATGCAAAAGGAAATAATGCCATAAAAAAACTAAATGCAACTGCACTTGCCCTATATGAAAAAGCACCTTTTACAATTCCTAAAAAATACAATTCAACAATATCATACAGACTTAAACCTTCTGATGACATGAATGTAATTTTCTTAGCAAAAGCAACTAATTGTTTTACTATTGGAATTTTATTCAACCTCTTTTCTATCGCCTCTGACATTAAAGTGCTTTTAAGCTTAAATCCATATTATAAACTGAATGGGTCAATGCTCCTGATGATATATAATTCACACCACATTCGGCATATTGTCTAATTGTTTTTTCATTTATATTCCCCGAAGATTCTGTCAAACACTTACTTCCTATTAAAGCAACAGCTTCTCTTGTCATTTCAAAAGTAAAGTTATCTAATAAAATTCTATAAACACCATCGCTCATCAGAATTTCTTTTACTTCATTCATATCTCTTGCTTCAACAATTATTTTTAAATCCCTATTGGTTTCTTTTAAATAATTTTTGGTCTTATTTATTGCTTTTGTAATACCTCCTGCAAAATCTATATGATTGTCTTTCAACATTATCATATCATAAAGTGCAAAACGATGATTTTCTCCTCCTCCAATTTTCACAGCCCACTTTTCAGGAGCTCTTAATCCTGGGGTTGTTTTTCTTGTGTCTAATATCTTTGTTGATGTCCCTTCTAACAAATCAACAAAAAACCTAGTTTTAGTTGCAATAGCACTCATTCTTTGCATTGCATTTAAGACTAAACGTTCTGCTTTTAAAATAGACTGAGAACTTCCTGTTACATGAAAAACTACATCTCCGTATTTTACTTTTTCACCGTCATTGATAAACGTTTCAACATGCATTGAGGCATCAACATAAGCAAAAACTTGTTTCGCAAATTCAACTCCAGCAATAACCCCATCGTCTTTTACCAATAATTTAGCTTTCCCCATTGCATCACTTGGTATACAAGCCAAAGAGCTATGATCTCCGTCTCCGACATCTTCTCTTAATGCATTAATTATTATTATCTCTAATTCGTTTTGAAATTGTGCTTCTGAAATCATTATATAAAATTTGAATGCTAAATTATGAATTCGAATTAACAAACTCAATAGTTTTATTAAAAACATAAAAAATCCCGCTAGTAGCAGGATTCAATATGATAATTATTTATTGTATACCGACTCTTTTTTAAAATGTTTTGTTAACAAATAATAAAAAACTGCTCTATATTTATGCTTGTTAGATTTCCCATACTGCTCTATTACATCTGCGATTGCACTATCAAGTTCTGGCCCATCGTTTAATCCTAACTTTTTAATTAAGAAATTATTTTTAACAGTAGCTAATTCTTTTGGATCTGTTCCTGAAACTGTTGAAGAATCTGCATTATAAATTGAAGGTCCACAACCAATTGTTACTTTCGTTAACAAATCCATATCTGCGGTTATACCACATTTATCTTTTAAATCAGCAGCATACTTTGTAATTAATTCATCTCTTTTACTCATAATCATGTTGTTTTTAAATGTTAAAAATAATTTGTTTTATAGTCTAATAAAACGCATTAAGTCCTTATAAAATTATAATTTTATTTTAAATTTTTAAAATATTCTAGCAAAATTTTATTATTTAATTTCTCAGGTGTTGTTATTTCTAACAAATTCGGTTTAGTATTATCTGTAAAAAAAGTTTTCAATTGCGTTTCTAACTCTAAAGATGTTTTAACATTCTGATAATTAAACCCAAACATTTCTGCTAGTTTAATTGCAGTCAAATTATGCGAAGTTTCAAAAAATTGATTAAATGTTCTTTCTTCTTTATGACCTGGTAAAATCCTAAAAATACCACCTCCACTATTATTTATCAAAATTATCTTGAAATTTTTAGGTATGTATTGATTCCAAAGCGCATTACTATCATAAAAAAAGCTAATATCTCCCGTAATTAAAACAGTTGGCTTATTAATTGCACAAGCAGCTCCAATTGCTGTTGAAGTACTACCATCTATTCCACTCGTTCCTCTATTGCAAAACACCTCTATCGTTTCATCTAACTTTAAAAGCTGCAAATATCGAACAGCAGAACTATTACTTATTTGCAATTGACTATTCTTAGGTAAATTTTCAACAACAAGATCAAATGCCTTAAAATCAGAAAAAGGTATATTGCCTAAATAATCATCTGATTTAATCTTTCTTTCTGCTACAATTTGAAGCATTCTCTTTTTATAATTACTAAAATCTTCATTCTTTACAGAAATTAATAATTTTAAAAATGACGCTACATCTGTTTCAAAATGTTTTGTAAGACATCCATAAGTATCATAAGCTCTTAAGTTATCAACATGCCAATGTTCATTTGGTTGATATTTCCTCAAAAAAGCTTTAATTCTTTTCGAAACGACCATTCCTCCAAAGGTTAACAAAATATCAGGTTGAAAAAACTTAAAATCTTCTTCATCAAAAGGAGTAATTATAGTGTCGATATTAGAAACAAATGTTTCATGATGAAGATTCGATGTTTTCTCTGTCATTACAATAACATTTGGGTCGCTTGCCAAACTATTTAAAATTGATTGTTCAATTCTACTTGGTTTACTTTCTCCTACTAAAATTAACTTTTTATGACTAGTATTCCATCTTGAAATAAACTCTTGATTCAGAACAAATTCATTTTCTTTTTCATTACAAAAATCAACCAATTTTGGATTTATTGACAAATCCGTAACCACCTCATACAAAGGTTCTTCGAAAGGAATATTTATATGAACTGGCCCGTGATTTACACTTGCTAAATGCAACGCATACTGAATTGAAAGATCATTTTTCTCTGACGCTTCTTCAGTTAAATTTGCGCTATTCAAAATATGGTTTGAAAAGACATTTTCTTGACGAATAGTTTGTCCATCGCCAATATCAATTTTATCATGCGGCCTATCTGCACTAATTACAACTAAAGGAATTCGACTATAGAACGCCTCGGCAACAGCAGGATAATAGTTTAAAACAGCCGAACCAGAAGTACAAACAACTGCAACTGGCTCCTCTATTTGTTGTGCAATTCCTAAAGCAAAAAAAGCAGCACATCTCTCATCAACAATACTATAACATTCAAAGAAAGAATCATTAACAAATCCAATCGTTAATGGTGCATTTCTAGATCCAGGAGAAATAACAATATGTTTTAATCCTTTAGCTTTACAAATGGTTAATAGGCTTTGTGCTAATGGAATTTTTGGGTATTTAATTTGTTCTATCAATTTTATATTTTAAAATATTCAAAAAAACTGAATGTATATTTAATTGCAAAGTTATAAAGTTGAAAAGGTTTTTTATACTTTTGTTTGAAAATAAATACTTTTTACAATGTCAATCTTCATTAGACCTTATACTTCTTCCGATTGTGAAGCCATTTTAGACATTATAAACTTCAATATACTAAATTCTACAGCTTTATACGATTACAAAGCGCGAACATTATCGCAACAAATAGCTATTTTTGAAGACAAATTAGAGAAAAATTTCCCTATAATTGTTGCTGAGCAAGACAATAAAGTTGTTGGTTTTGGATATTATAGTGAATTTCGTTTTAGAGAAGCATATAAATTCACTGTTGAGCATTCGGTATACGTTACACACAAAGAGCATGGAAAAGGCATTGGTAACCTTTTACTTTCCGAATTAATAACTTTAGCTAAAAAACAAGAACTTCACACTATGATAGCTGTAATTGATTCTGAAAACCAAAATAGCGTGAAGTTTCATGAAAAATATGGTTTTGAAACCGTTGGAGTAATTAAAGAATCTGGCTATAAGTTTGACAAATGGCTAAACTCTGTAATTATGCAATTATTTTTAAAACCTTAATATTATTTACCTTCAATCCAATTAACAATTGAAGCATCAGTTGGTAAAGTTGTTGGAGCTATTACTTTTTCTAATATTCCATTTTCATTAATTAGATATTTTTGAAAATTCCACTTTACCTCACTATCTTCAACACCGTTTTTAGACTTTTGAGTTAGATATTGATAAATGACATGCATATCGTCACCTTTTACAGAAATCTTACTCATCATAGGAAAACTTACACCATAATTACGTTCACAAAAAGTTGCAATTTCGCTTTCTGTACCTGGTTCTTGTGCTCCAAAGTTGTTTGCAGGAAAGCCAACAATTACAAAATCACTATCCTTATACTTTTCATACAAAGCTTGCAATTCTTTATATTGTGGTGTTAATCCACATTTAGAAGCCGTATTCACTATCATTACCTTCTTCCCTTTCAAAGTAGAGAAATCGAACTCATTCCCTTCAATATCTTCCACTTTAAAATGATATAAACTTTCTTTCATTTTCATTTCCTTTTTATTCTCCACGTTTAACTTTTTAGATTGCGCTTGAAAGCTCTGACTCGCAAAAAAAACTAAAGCACAAGCAATAATACTTTTTTTCATTTTTTTTATTTCAAATTTAGTTTTAATTCTACTAAAAACACCTAAACAAATCATAAATCTAAATTAAATTTGTACATTAGAAAATCCAAACAAACTTAATACTATGTTTTTTTTTAGAACAGTCATCTCCTTTTTACAAGATGATGAATACAGAGATTTATTAATCACCACATTTATGATACTTTTAATTGGAACATTAACGTATCATTATTTAGAAGGGTGGGGAATTATTGACTCATTATACTTTTCTGTTGTTACATTGACAACCATAGGTTACGGTGATTTTACCCCAAAAACTGATGCAGGAAAACTTTTTACTGTTTTATATATAATTGTAGGTATTGGTATGATTCTTAGCTTCATAAACACTATCCAACATCATTATACCTATATGAAATATAGAGAAAAGAAAGAAATTTTAAAAACAAGAAACTTAAAAAAAATAGCTGAAAAGAAAGAGCATCAGCAACATTTAGATTCTAAAAACAATAATTTTAAAAACTAAATACATTAAGTGTTCTATAACTAACAGTCTTTTTTTTATGAAGACATTAATTTTGCTTTATAACAAAAACATTAGTATTATGAAGCATTTATTTTTATTCATACACTTTATTACAATTATTGGATTTTCTCAAACCACAGAGAGTAGAATTAAGAACTTCAATCTTGAAAAAGACTTAGGCATTCAAGGCTATGATCCCGTTGCCTATTTTACAACAAACAAAGCCGTTAAAGGAAAACCCGAATTTCAACACAATCATAACGGCATAATTTATTATTTCTCATCAAATAACAACAAGGCACTTTTCATAAAGTCTCCATCAAAATACGAACCTCAATATGGTGGTTGGTGTGCTTACGCAATTGGTAAAACTAGCGAAAAAGTAAAAATAAATCCAACTACTTTCAAAATCATTAATAACAAGCTTTATCTTTTTTACAATGCTTATTTAACCAATACATTAAAACTTTGGAACAAGAATGAATCGATACTTAAAGCAAATGCAGATATTAATTGGAATCACTTAATTAAAGAATAAAGTGAAAAATTGTTTTAAAGATCAGTTATTCCCCTAAAAAAGACTTTTACTATAATCCTGAATCAATTCAGGATTTTTTTTTATTTTTACAAAAAACAAATTCATTATGCGATTTTTCTTAGCAATTGCTTCATTTACCATTTTCTCTTCTTGTATTGCTCAAAAAGAAACAACAACATCTAAAAAAAGCACTTCAATTAAAGAGCTTACTTTTTCAACTCCAGAAAGTGTATCAAAAACATTATCTTACCTTGCTTCTGACGAATTAGAAGGAAGAGACACAGGTAGTGAAGGAATAGAAAAAGCAAGTATTTTTTTAGAAAACATATTAAAAGAAAACAGTGTAAATCCCTACTTTAAAACCTATAGAGACACACTTTCAAATTATAACAAAACTTCCTATAATATTGTTGGTTATATTGAAGGTTCTGATCCGAAATTAAAAAATGAATTTGTAATTATTGGAGCACATTACGATCATATTGGAAAAATAAGCGCTGTTAACGGAGATGATATTGGTAATGGTGCCAATGATAATGCATCTGGATCTACAGCTGTAACAGAAGTTGTGAAATATTTTGCCAAAGCCAAAAATAACAAAAGAAGTTTATTGTTTGTGTTTTTCTCTGCGGAAGAAAAAGGATTATTAGGTTCTAAACATTTAGCTCAAAAATTAAAAAAACAAAACATGGATTTATATTTCATGTTTAATTTCGAAATGATTGGTGTTCCAATGGTTAGGAAAGACATGTTACTCTATTTAACTGGCTTTGGAAAAACCAATATGGCACAAACCATGAATGAATATGCAGGCGAAAAACTAATTGGTTATATTCCAGCAGAAACACAATATCAATTATTTAGAGCTTCTGATAATTATCCGTTTTTTACTGAATTTGATGTTCCTGCACAAACTGTCTCTACTTTTGATTTTGAAAATTTTGAATTTTATCATCAACCAGATGATGAATTTGAATTAATGGATCCTACTCACATGGCAAATGTGGTAAACAAAATGATTCCTGTATTAGAAAAAATGATTAACTCACCAACAAAAGAGATTCAAATAAAAAAATAATGAAAAACATAATCATAACTGGAACTTCTCGTGGAATTGGTTACGAATTAGCATTGCAGTTTGCAAATGAAGGTCATAATGTATTAGCTATTTCTAGAAAAACACCTAAAAGTTTAATTGAAAACCCAAATATTACTTGCTTAGCAATCAACATTTCAGATGAAAATCAACTAGAGCAAGTAAGTAATTTCGTTTCAACCACGTGGAAGAAGGTAGATATCTTAATTAATAATGCTGGTAGTCTTTTACACAAACCTTTCCAAGAAATTACATCTAAAGAATTTCAAGATATTTACAAAGTGAATGTTTTTGCTGTAGCCGAATTGACAAAAATATGCATTCCTTACATGAGCAAAGGAAGCCATGTAATCACGATTAGTTCAATGGGTGGTATTCAAGGAAGCATGAAATTTGCTGGTTTAGCCGCGTACAGTTCGAGCAAAGGTGCAGTTATAACACTTTCAGAATTATTAGCCGAAGAATACAAAGAACAAGGTATTTCTTTTAATGTTCTAGCGCTTGGTGCTGTTAACACAGAAATGCTTCAAGAAGCTTTTCCTGGTTATGAAGCACCAATTTCCGCTACAGAAATGGCTGATTATATTTATAATTTCTCATTAACAGGAAATAAATTCTATAACGGAAAAGTTTTGCAAGTTTCTTCAACTACTCCATAATTATTGTATTGCATAATTAGATTCGTATTTTTCAGAATTATCGATTATAGTTACCACTCTTATTCGTTTCTGAACTTGATTTTCATATCTAATAAAATTAAGTTCAGATTCGATTATTTGTTTTTCACTCCCAACTGTACATATTATACTTTTATCATCTATTTTGAAAGAAAAACAAATTGGAAAAGATTTGTTGTTTTTTATTCTTAAATCTTTGTATCCATAAACAACAGTAGCATCAGAGCCTAATGGAGTAAACCGATCTTCCTCTGAATAAATATCTACTGAATGATTATACCGCTCAATAATTTCAAAGTTTGATTTCAGTGCTGTAACGTAAATTAGAGTTGAAATTTGACAAAGACCACCTCCTACTTCTTCTGATATTGTCCCATTAACAATATTTCTCCCTTTTTTAAATTTATTCTTTTCTGTAGGATTTCCTATTATCTTCCAAAAAGAAAAAACTTGATTTGGATACACTACAACCTTTTCTATTCTTTCTTTTGCTATCTTAAAATTATGCACCTTGTTTTCGAAATAATTACCTTTTTTTATTTCTTGAGTTGTTCCAACTTTAAAGGCAAAATTTATCTTTCCCTCTGATGGTTTAGCAAAGTTAATTTTATAATCTTTTAAAGAACGAATTCCTAATTTTAGCCTGACTTTCCATATTTTAGGAATCCACTTCTTCATCTTTATTTTTTCTTTAGTTCAATTATTAGATAGGAGGCATATTCTTTTAAAAAAGAGTTACAAAGCAAATCATCTAATTTTAAAACAAATTTTCTAAATCGAATAGGAATCCTATGAATAGGTAAAAAAAGCACACCTCTAATAGTATTTATTACCGACTCTTCACCTATTACTTCTTTTATTTCATCTATTGAAAAATGATTTGCTCCATGCCAGTTATCTGCTTTATAATTGGTTAATAAGCGTCTTTTCTTAGAAGGAAAATCAAAAATTAAATTCCCTTTTGTTTTTAATTTCAACCTAGATTCTTTTAAAAAATCCAAAGTACTCGTTTTGTCTAAATGCATAATGACATGAAAAGAAAAAATCGTATCGAAAAAATCATCATCATAAGGAATTGATGAAATACTACCAATTTTAAACTCTTTATCTGAAAACTTATTTTTTGCAATTTCTATCATCTTTTCACTAACATCAACTCCAAAATTTGCAAATTCTAAAAGCCTTCCAGTACCACAACCTAAATCTAAAATGCTAAAATCATTACTCTTTGGCAGATGCGCTAATAAAAACGTACGCTCTTGTTCATCAATGAATTTTCCGTATGAATTTCCGAACCTATTTTCATCATAAGTTGTGGCTAATTCATCATAATAGTTTTTTATTTCATTATTCATTACCTAAATATATAATAATTCTGTCAAAAATAGATAAATTTGCATCCGATGAGTGATGTTTTAAATAAATACCTTCCTGAGCATGCTGTCTCTTCTTGTTTTGAGTTAATCAAAATAAATCGAGTACATCTAAAAATCGTCAATGAACGTTTAACACGTCATGGTGATTACAGAAAAAATGCTAACGGATTTCATCAAATAACAGTAAATGCAAGTTTAAACAAGTATCGCTTTCTTATTACTTTAATTCATGAAATTGCCCATCTAGTCGCTTTTGAAAAATATGGCAGGTATATAAAACCACATGGTAACGAATGGAAATTAACCTTTCAGCACTTAATGGTTCCTTTTATTCGCCCAGAAATTTTCCCAACACAGTTGCTTCCGCTATTAGCAAGACATTTCAAGAACCCTAAAGCAAGTAGTGACACAGACGCAACCTTATCATTAGCATTAAAGCAATTTGACGAAAATGAATCCGATAAAAATTATATCTTTGAAATCCCATACGGAAGTCATTTTCGAATTCATAACGGACGTGTTTTTAGAAAAATAGCGCTTCGAGTGAAACGCTATGAATGTCTTGAGCTAAAAACAGGGAAAATGTTTTTATTCCAACCTAATGCTGAAGTCGAATTAATACCTAGTTAATTTATAATGTTACATCAATTTAAGAACAAACCTCATTTTTTTTTGATGGCTTTTATTATCCTATATTTACTATTAGGTATATATTGTAATACAAGTAAAACCTTAGACATTAATATACACGATACTTATTATGTTATACAAAGCAAGCATTTGTATTTTTCAATCAGTATTTCACTTATTATTTTCTATCTGTTTTACCTATTAATTCCATATTTCAAACTAAGATTATCTTCAGACTTAAAAAACATACACATCTATATCACTTTAATATCAAGTATTGGAATCACATTTCCTTATCACTATTTCAATAATGAGAAAGATTTATTTTCTCCCACACTTGATCGATTATTTTTTATAACCTTTTTCGCAGCTTTACTTGTTTTGTCACTATTTGTGTTTCTTCTAAATATTTAAATTTGTATCTTTAAAATATTAAAAGTAAAATATAACAAACCTGCAATCTAATTTTCAAAATATGAATACAAATTATTACGCAATATTAATGGCTGGAGGAGTTGGTTCTCGTTTTTGGCCTGTAAGTACTACCGATTTCCCAAAGCAGTTTCATGACATGTTAGGCACTGGAGACACATTAATACAAAAAACATTCAGTCGTTTATCGCAACTTATTCCTAAAGAAAACATTTTAA is a genomic window of Flavobacterium jumunjinense containing:
- a CDS encoding M28 family metallopeptidase — its product is MRFFLAIASFTIFSSCIAQKETTTSKKSTSIKELTFSTPESVSKTLSYLASDELEGRDTGSEGIEKASIFLENILKENSVNPYFKTYRDTLSNYNKTSYNIVGYIEGSDPKLKNEFVIIGAHYDHIGKISAVNGDDIGNGANDNASGSTAVTEVVKYFAKAKNNKRSLLFVFFSAEEKGLLGSKHLAQKLKKQNMDLYFMFNFEMIGVPMVRKDMLLYLTGFGKTNMAQTMNEYAGEKLIGYIPAETQYQLFRASDNYPFFTEFDVPAQTVSTFDFENFEFYHQPDDEFELMDPTHMANVVNKMIPVLEKMINSPTKEIQIKK
- a CDS encoding VanW family protein, translating into MKKWIPKIWKVRLKLGIRSLKDYKINFAKPSEGKINFAFKVGTTQEIKKGNYFENKVHNFKIAKERIEKVVVYPNQVFSFWKIIGNPTEKNKFKKGRNIVNGTISEEVGGGLCQISTLIYVTALKSNFEIIERYNHSVDIYSEEDRFTPLGSDATVVYGYKDLRIKNNKSFPICFSFKIDDKSIICTVGSEKQIIESELNFIRYENQVQKRIRVVTIIDNSEKYESNYAIQ
- a CDS encoding potassium channel family protein, translated to MFFFRTVISFLQDDEYRDLLITTFMILLIGTLTYHYLEGWGIIDSLYFSVVTLTTIGYGDFTPKTDAGKLFTVLYIIVGIGMILSFINTIQHHYTYMKYREKKEILKTRNLKKIAEKKEHQQHLDSKNNNFKN
- a CDS encoding GNAT family N-acetyltransferase produces the protein MSIFIRPYTSSDCEAILDIINFNILNSTALYDYKARTLSQQIAIFEDKLEKNFPIIVAEQDNKVVGFGYYSEFRFREAYKFTVEHSVYVTHKEHGKGIGNLLLSELITLAKKQELHTMIAVIDSENQNSVKFHEKYGFETVGVIKESGYKFDKWLNSVIMQLFLKP
- a CDS encoding glutathione peroxidase, translating into MKKSIIACALVFFASQSFQAQSKKLNVENKKEMKMKESLYHFKVEDIEGNEFDFSTLKGKKVMIVNTASKCGLTPQYKELQALYEKYKDSDFVIVGFPANNFGAQEPGTESEIATFCERNYGVSFPMMSKISVKGDDMHVIYQYLTQKSKNGVEDSEVKWNFQKYLINENGILEKVIAPTTLPTDASIVNWIEGK
- the menD gene encoding 2-succinyl-5-enolpyruvyl-6-hydroxy-3-cyclohexene-1-carboxylic-acid synthase, whose product is MKYPKIPLAQSLLTICKAKGLKHIVISPGSRNAPLTIGFVNDSFFECYSIVDERCAAFFALGIAQQIEEPVAVVCTSGSAVLNYYPAVAEAFYSRIPLVVISADRPHDKIDIGDGQTIRQENVFSNHILNSANLTEEASEKNDLSIQYALHLASVNHGPVHINIPFEEPLYEVVTDLSINPKLVDFCNEKENEFVLNQEFISRWNTSHKKLILVGESKPSRIEQSILNSLASDPNVIVMTEKTSNLHHETFVSNIDTIITPFDEEDFKFFQPDILLTFGGMVVSKRIKAFLRKYQPNEHWHVDNLRAYDTYGCLTKHFETDVASFLKLLISVKNEDFSNYKKRMLQIVAERKIKSDDYLGNIPFSDFKAFDLVVENLPKNSQLQISNSSAVRYLQLLKLDETIEVFCNRGTSGIDGSTSTAIGAACAINKPTVLITGDISFFYDSNALWNQYIPKNFKIILINNSGGGIFRILPGHKEERTFNQFFETSHNLTAIKLAEMFGFNYQNVKTSLELETQLKTFFTDNTKPNLLEITTPEKLNNKILLEYFKNLK
- a CDS encoding SDR family NAD(P)-dependent oxidoreductase yields the protein MKNIIITGTSRGIGYELALQFANEGHNVLAISRKTPKSLIENPNITCLAINISDENQLEQVSNFVSTTWKKVDILINNAGSLLHKPFQEITSKEFQDIYKVNVFAVAELTKICIPYMSKGSHVITISSMGGIQGSMKFAGLAAYSSSKGAVITLSELLAEEYKEQGISFNVLALGAVNTEMLQEAFPGYEAPISATEMADYIYNFSLTGNKFYNGKVLQVSSTTP
- a CDS encoding YHS domain-containing (seleno)protein, producing the protein MKHLFLFIHFITIIGFSQTTESRIKNFNLEKDLGIQGYDPVAYFTTNKAVKGKPEFQHNHNGIIYYFSSNNNKALFIKSPSKYEPQYGGWCAYAIGKTSEKVKINPTTFKIINNKLYLFYNAYLTNTLKLWNKNESILKANADINWNHLIKE